In the Glycine max cultivar Williams 82 chromosome 6, Glycine_max_v4.0, whole genome shotgun sequence genome, tactattaaatttgagaatttctgtatttgagaataacacacTAAATTATGAAGGTATATTGAATACTAAACAGACAAACAAACAACcaaaatgacttatattttggtctaatttttttaacttgttaacTCGGTGGTAAACTAAGAGAGTCTATCtagtttacttagagtttatagagCCCACCTAGATAAAAAAGAGTATGCTCAAGAGTCAACTCACACATAATAAGTGGACTCATAAACTCATGAGGGTTGAcgagttaactcgagagtttgataaccatgattTTAAGTACTAACTTTTAGATCGATTTTTTAAGAAACTGatcttaaaagttaatttttatatcaattttttaagtgATCGATCTAAAAAGTAATcatttaaatcaataaaaaaacataatgtattaaaaattaggattttaatctcaattattaattttttttaattataatctaacgattaaaatcaataattctcatttattattttaaatttctttctcgttatttttttatttgttgtttcaaaaaaaaatattatactttaaCTTAAAATCTTAAGATATTATATGTatgagtatatttttatttaatgtgtgACTTCACTTTTACACTTTTTAATCcaacaatattaattaacaggctaaacaaaaataaattaaggaacATAGAACACTActtataaaacttattttacattaattatttggtaGAATTTATTCGTTTACACACAAACATCATATCTAAGATAAGGAAACAAGCAACTTATTAGGAACACTACGTACGTAGGTGCATATACTTGCCAGAAAACAAAATGATGATTAGAGATACATTCCAACGTGCATATACTAAATTACACGGTTAAAGGTTTATATATGATGGATTCATAGCAGCATTCAAACAGTTGGATAAGAAGCATTGGTAGCAATTCCACATAAACCTTCCTTGGCACGTATATCTCTCTTCATTTTTATATACCCTTTCTCACCCCATTTAGTGCCCCATGAATTTTTCACCAGCCAATACTTGGCACCACCACGAGCTTTTCCATAACCAATCACAGTAACAGCATGGTTTGGAGCAGTTCCGCACTTTCCTGTAAAAATCCCACTCGAGTAAAATTGTAAAGCTCCAGCATCAATATAAACTGATACTGGTTGATTTGCCACAGCTTTTAGGAGTGCCTTTTCGCTATTAGAAGGAACATTTTCATACCCTTTAATCTGAGCCACCCCTtgagtttccttcttaaccATACAAGTCTTGTTATTTGCTTTGTAGGGGTAGCTTATTTCACTTGCTAATCCTCCATTCTTGGCCACAAATTCAAAGGCTTCTTCTTTATAACCAAAATTGCACCCTTCGCTCTTACCTTTAACACAATCTACCAGTTCTTGCTCCGAGAGAGACACCAATTTACCTGTTGTGATTTGGTGGATACCCTCGATCGCCGCCACAGTTGAAAATGCCCAGCAACTGCCTGTTTTCACAAACAAAACACGTTGACATTATTAGCAGAgtttttaatgaaaagaaaaaggaagaagaaagattgTGAGTTTGatcttctttattaaaaaaattaacattttaatgattaatattaatattttcagataaaaaaataatgaaacacatCAAATATTATGAAAGCATGGAAAGAAGCATCTTATAGTTATTTattggtttatatatatagttatatattatagagagatatatatatatatatatatatagtatgaaACATTATTTggttgtattatatatatatatatatgggatcTAGAAGTTAAACGATTAGGAGAAAGGGAAAAGGGAGAGGAAAAGTTACACATTtgaatatttctaataaaattatttgttgattaaaaaaaaatacatataccGCAATTGCCTTGGTCCTTGATTGGAGTGACAGCACCTCTTTTTCTCCAGTCCATGGTAACAGGAATCTTAGTTATACTCTCATACCTAAAAGATGTTTCTGTTGCTGTCTCCACCCCACTTTCCTTTTTCTGAACATTAATTAGTGAAGCCTTAAATTCTTCATTATGAAGGTCAGCAAATTGATTAATGCTTAGGTTGAAAGGTTTGTCCCCAGCAGCATTGAAAGACTCAATGAACTGCACATTGTTTTTGAATATTTGGAAACGTTTTTCCTTCTCAGCAGCATCCGTGTAAAGCTTACCATACTGTGCCATCCACTTCTCATGTCTCTCGGAAGTGCAGACCTCAGACAACCTGCGAGACATGACGTGGAATGTCCACACAGTGAGAATAAGGAACAAAATTAAATAGTGGTTTTGGCTAAATGATCTCATCTTGTAATCAGAGCTATTTGGTTTAGAGAAGCTTTTTTGATGTGTTTGGTTTAGTTTGCAGCAAAGGAAGTGGCAAATACAAGTAATTTATAGTGGTGCATGAGGGGCTCTCTTCAACAGTTGTTTCTCGTAGTGCATCAAATAGTACTAGTTAGCTGTTAGCACAACTTGAGGCCTTATCTTTCACTTTCTACTCGTTCTCGACCGCACTGAACCACGTGTGCTATGCTAATTTGTTGACTCGCTTATTCAACATATTACTTTCAAAGATAGATCCTTTTCCAGTCCAATTGATTAGAATTAGACCACCACACGCGCATTTCCCTGTACACACAATGTGTCGCAAATCGCAATAATTttaggtataaaaaaaatgtgagttctatctaattttattatttattttctttcttttccattttctttcaacTCAAACGAACTCATCAGTATAACAAATATCTTACCATAATTCATATGTTAAGAAAACGAGGGTTAATGACAATCTTTGCTTACGCCAGCCCTCAATGATGCCAGTTATGTATGGAAATGGGGCGGTAGTAATCATGTTTTATGCCTCTATTGTTTGTGAAATTATTAGGTAATATGGaataattatgatttatattaatttttattatatatatatatatattaggcaTGACAACGGGGCTCGAATCCGTGGGGTCTGTCCCGATTTTGACGAATAAAACTCGAGTTGACCGGGGTCGAAGTCGGGATCAGATTTTCTCTGATAATCAAAGTCAGATTTGGGCTTGGGGGTGAGATAAATAATACCCGCTTCGAATCCGTCctgctaataattaatttacaaaatgcatttaaacatgaaattattatattgaattttatgttgtcatgtacaatttaaaaatatgttatgggtgttgtttaaaatttcattttttattttatgaaaaattatatttttttaataaaattttataaacatatCGGGGGCGGGGATGGGGTAAGCAAAACCCGCCCCCGATCCGCCTCGTTGCCAtggctaatatatatatatatatatatatatatatatatatttatttatttatatataatggaTAGAAATTGATTGAAACCATAATTATATATCATAGTCTGTTTTTGCGTGTTAGGGGTAGAATGATATTATGTAGcctatttttgcattttttttatcataatgcagattatttaatataacttttcaGGGATTAAGAGCGATATTAGGTGATTTAGGCTTTCTCACTTGATGAATCATGATTAAAGTGAGTTAGTAGATGGGGTAATAATCATATTCatgttaaaaagagaaaaatctatTACGATTGCATTAAGAGTACTTCTAGCAAGTGGAGCCCCCAACACGTTCCATAACTCATCACCAACACCATTTCACCACTTTGAGCGTTTGTTTTCTGAACATTTCATGTTTCTTGCTTTGCAGTTAATTTAagtcaaatttatatttatgtctCATCATTGAACAATATCTAATTTGATTCACTAattgcttaaaaattatatatatatatatatatatatatatatatatatatatatatatatattataaactcTGAGTACATGTAAAGTTGTCAAGAATTCGATATTCGATCTTACCATTTTATTTAGTACTTGGACAAATTAGTACGCTTGCCAAGAAATCCATACTAAGATAAAATTAAGATGATATTaggtacaaaataaatataattatattataatatgcctagtaaacattattttattcaaaacaaatattCATTTGTTTTCTTATGTATATAGATAGGTAGatgtatgaaaaatatttttttaaaaaaatcaaattgtgaCAAAGTTGTCTCTTGTTTGTTATAACTTTGCACTGCATTTTTTAGAGATGAGTatgttggaattttctatttcaataattaatgtggattaatattataagataactatattagttatttattattagtgggttttattttatgtgattaaaTTAAGTGAGCATGTTACACAACTAACTCAGAGGATATGGACTTAAATGAGCAGATGTTAGTGTTgacccattaggggataatagAAACCCTATTAGGTTAATACGCTATAAGAAGACTATGATCTCTAATATACCGAGCCGACACATATAAAATGTATCAAGTGAGAGTGTTTCTCATTTATAATTGTCCtttctaataatatataaaagtgtttttattttatacacttaatatatatataatgataaatttttttactaagaaTTTTCATGACATACACCTATAAATTTGGACCATATATACAATTATACACAAGGGTCAAGACTAGAGATTGTATGACCACGAGAGGAGGTTATgtgcatttatttaattttaatcttgatcATCTATGAATAATCtaaaagtttattttcattgttttgtttttctaaaataacTTGCGTTTTAGCTTATACACGAACATGTGCATACACAAACATGAAGAGAGAGATAATGTTGGTGTTGTTCAGATTTGTTCATCCCACACATATAACATTACTCTCACAAAAAACTAAGAAATTCATTTTTACAagtaagaaattttaaatattgaacATGATGTTAGGAGTTTACAAcactcataatttatttaattagctgagttaaatttttagttttggcTTTATAATTAGAGATGACTTTCTTTACTTATTACACACGTGCACACacatatatactatatatattattgggaaaaaatttataaacttattatgttttatgagaaatttaaattactttatttgGGACAAGTAATATGAagaagagacacaaaaagatgaattattattattatataaaatgaaaatcataTTATTGAATACTACGTACTAATTAATAAAGATAGCAGATCATCTCTTCCTTTAAAGCACCTAAAAAAATCTTTCCTTGGGAATATATTCTAATATTTGATGCAATTAAAGTGGTCAATGGGCTTAAAGAACACAGCATATATATGTGGATAAGAAACTGGCCATACCTGACAGTATGTGGCCACAATGTTATACTCTGATGTTAAAGGGGTGTTCGATCTACACATGAAAAGATAGCTTTTTCTGCTATTTTCACGTTTGAAATAATTCCGGAAGACTACAGAGATCGAGTGTAATATACCAGTCAATTAATGGTTGTTACGCAAGTGCGTTGTTATTCCAGAACGGATTGATTGTCGCTTCTGGGAGAAACACAAGTGCGTTATTCCAAAATGGAATCTTgcaatttttaactaatggatAGAGAACAAAAAACCGTGCGTGGTCAAACATGGAAAAGCTGGCTTTTTGAATTAATACATTGAGGTCTTCTGGGTGGTCCTTAATTCTGTATGTGTTCATGGCAGCTTCTAAGATGATCCAGAGAAAAACACAGAGAGAACCAGAAAGAGACATAGAGAAGGAGAAAATATGGTAAAGaggaaaagtgaaaggaagAGGCCAAGAGGGCAACTGCATGTAGTGTATAACATTCAGCCTAATTAGCGTCGGTTTCAATGTTAAGCGTAAACATTTCTATGTTGTGTATGCCTCATATTTCATGGAAATTAAAGACAATATTGTATATTGGGTCACCTGTTTGTTGgattaatatactaatattgtaattattaaACGACtatagtttaaatatttgatgttaTGTTATCCTATTTGttctattaataataatataatttatgtttagtATATAAATATCAACCTATGTAATTACTGCTCATACTCGTGCCTGCCCCATTGCGTCACTATATATGCTCCAACCTATCATCCTTATTAAAGTCAGTTCATCTACATGTTTGtttgatgttaaaaaaaaaaaaatttcaattttattctaaattttaaataagaaataataatttaaacatttcatgagaaagaaaatttgacagcattattaaataattatgattataattcaataattatagaataaataaaaatttctcaCCAAGGTTAAATTTCAAATTGAGGATTTATATATATCAA is a window encoding:
- the LOC100808467 gene encoding senescence-specific cysteine protease SAG39; translated protein: MRSFSQNHYLILFLILTVWTFHVMSRRLSEVCTSERHEKWMAQYGKLYTDAAEKEKRFQIFKNNVQFIESFNAAGDKPFNLSINQFADLHNEEFKASLINVQKKESGVETATETSFRYESITKIPVTMDWRKRGAVTPIKDQGNCGSCWAFSTVAAIEGIHQITTGKLVSLSEQELVDCVKGKSEGCNFGYKEEAFEFVAKNGGLASEISYPYKANNKTCMVKKETQGVAQIKGYENVPSNSEKALLKAVANQPVSVYIDAGALQFYSSGIFTGKCGTAPNHAVTVIGYGKARGGAKYWLVKNSWGTKWGEKGYIKMKRDIRAKEGLCGIATNASYPTV